The following coding sequences are from one Thermococcus indicus window:
- a CDS encoding ribbon-helix-helix domain-containing protein — protein sequence MGKMMVSISDEVEQEFRELVAKRYGLRRGALSIAVEEALRLWIIRTKAELEAMENSKAVEEVR from the coding sequence ATGGGGAAGATGATGGTTTCCATAAGTGATGAAGTGGAGCAGGAGTTTAGGGAGTTGGTAGCTAAGAGGTATGGCCTTCGTAGGGGTGCCCTGAGTATTGCCGTTGAAGAAGCTCTTAGATTGTGGATTATCCGCACTAAGGCCGAACTTGAGGCTATGGAGAATTCTAAAGCGGTTGAGGAGGTGAGGTAA